One part of the Rutidosis leptorrhynchoides isolate AG116_Rl617_1_P2 chromosome 1, CSIRO_AGI_Rlap_v1, whole genome shotgun sequence genome encodes these proteins:
- the LOC139899153 gene encoding uncharacterized protein, with the protein MLMLYLATSKEAISSVLVADRGSKALSGIEVNYPLIEKLVYALVHTARQLRRYFQALPMVVLTDQPIIQVLYKSEVLGRLAKWAIELGDHEINYSSHTVVKGHILTNYLAETTGEVEALAKSTITGCDKNQVWKLYTDGACGPKGASAILVLTSPDGEEYTYALQFTFSAANNKSEYEALLSRMRIAQKLGIKHFDE; encoded by the exons ATGTTAATGCTGTATCTTGCAACTTCAAAGGAGGCCATCAGTTCCGTTCTCGTTGCAGATAGGGGTAG CAAAGCACTTAGCGGCATCGAAGTTAACTATCCACTTATTGAAAAACTTGTGTATGCGCTAGTACACACAGCTCGTCAACTGCGAAGGTACTTCCAGGCACTCCCAATGGTGGTGTTAACTGACCAACCAATAATACAG GTGTTGTACAAGTCCGAGGTTTTGGGTAGATTGGCTAAGTGGGCCATTGAATTGGGAGATCATGAAATTAATTACTCCTCGCACACAGTGGTAAAAGGCCATATACTTACAAATTACTTAGCTGAAACAACAGGAGAAGTAGAGGCGCTCGCGAAAAGCACTATAACAGGCTGTGACAAAAATCAGGTCTGGAAATTATATACAGATGGAGCTTGTGGACCCAAAGGCGCCAGCGCTATACTGGTCCTCACAAGTCCTGATGGAGAAGAGTATACTTATGCACTCCAATTCACGTTTTCTGCGGCTAACAACAAGTCTGAGTATGAAGCATTGCTATCTAGGATGCGCATAGCGCAAAAACTTGGAATAAAGCACTTTGACGAGTAA
- the LOC139899164 gene encoding uncharacterized protein, with amino-acid sequence MELVHELANEFDVFRLTQVPRGQNKEAYELRKLGALSLDHLRGIKFLVVAKALATITSRRIRNFFWEAIVFRFGIPNEIANGQCEVTNRDIIRGIEARLGLYGNEWVDDLPSFLWAHRTTHKNSTGETPFSLVYGTKVVIPAKLMVPTKQIRSFNESSNDEGLCANLEVLEERREIATIREAANKQKISKYYDKRVKPMSFRIGNFLWHYNEASRTEHIGKLGPN; translated from the exons ATGGAGCTGGTTCACGAATTGGCAAATGAATTCGATGTTTTTAGGTTAACGCAGGTACCTAGGGGGCAAAACAAGGAAGCATATGAGCTGAGAAAGTTGGGCGCCCTGTCCCTCGATCATCTGC GAGGAAtaaagttcttggtggtagcaaaGGCATTGGCAACAATTACTAGCAGGCGCATTCGTAACTTCTTTTGGGAAGCTATTGTGTTCAGGTTTGGTATCCCCAATGAAATT GCCAATGGCCAATGTGAAGTAACAAACAGAGATATCATAAGGGGAATAGAGGCGCGCCTGGGCTTGTATGGAAATGAGTGGGTTGATGATCTCCCGAGTTTCTTGTGGGCACATCGCACTACTCATAAAAATAGCACAGGAGAGACACCGTTCAGCTTGGTTTATGGGACGAAAGTAGTAATCCCCGCTAAATTAATGGTTCCTACGAAGCAGATACGTAGCTTCAATGAGTCAAGTAATGATGAAGGCTTGTGCGCTAACCTAGAAGTGCTAGAAGAGCGCAGAGAGATAGCTACCATACGCGAAGCTGCCAATAAGCAAAAAATCTCTAAGTATTACGATAAGCGTGTCAAGCCTATGTCGTTCAGAATTGGGAATTTTCTATGGCACTACAATGAGGCAAGTCGAACAGAACATATTGGGAAGCTGGGGCCCAACTAG